Proteins encoded in a region of the Paenibacillus sp. W2I17 genome:
- a CDS encoding helix-turn-helix domain-containing protein: MSDNMEWIAQWKSTNTLSNAWITKGELHHFFSHTLIFIIDGKAIWNINGHRVHVSYGELIALEENSVMEVIEGGNLDLAGWHVQFDTYSVLHDRREAEKFEWRLPSGEAYQKVQLSGGGLASIIQHWSEVHTQDQNAERVGHQHLLYELLSNLYRKQPDDELKPEHGILRSIDYMQQHYDQVITRTQLAQIAGISPWHYSRKFSERYGKPPLDYLAHYRIYRAQEELLLTAATSQDIAKKTGFEDAHYFSRRFKQLTGVSPKIYRQTMTQRKIVSLSPICAEIMIHLGVIPHAVVVTPILLSPHHHEQFIAHGVQMLEVTQYEVEIEFVRQVQPEMLIGNVLTEEVKRELRTIAPILTGLHQDVEPMLDQLAAWFLKEEEAYRLHQQMKHEVSLAKRQLQPIIQSASTVMLLRVEAFGYRYLGGHSHGVSHLLYEQLGLTLPQALDSGTAWFNPCSLDLLTQANPDYLFVEKRIMQHFSAEENMRKLWESPQWNELKAVKNNRVFYVDTHLWVDGHGITGHTLILNQIIRHLTEPFHNRAQ; the protein is encoded by the coding sequence ATGTCTGACAACATGGAATGGATTGCTCAATGGAAGTCAACGAATACACTAAGCAACGCATGGATAACAAAAGGCGAACTGCATCACTTTTTCAGTCACACCTTGATATTTATCATTGATGGAAAAGCGATCTGGAATATAAATGGACATCGAGTTCACGTTTCCTATGGAGAATTAATTGCGCTTGAAGAGAACTCCGTAATGGAGGTCATTGAAGGTGGCAACCTGGATCTGGCAGGCTGGCATGTTCAGTTCGATACATATTCGGTGCTGCATGATAGACGGGAAGCTGAGAAGTTCGAATGGCGGTTACCGTCAGGAGAGGCGTATCAGAAAGTGCAACTGTCCGGTGGAGGTTTGGCAAGTATCATTCAGCATTGGAGTGAAGTGCATACACAGGATCAGAATGCAGAAAGGGTTGGCCATCAGCATTTGTTATATGAGTTGTTAAGTAATCTATATCGGAAACAGCCGGATGACGAGTTGAAGCCAGAACACGGTATACTTCGCTCCATTGACTACATGCAGCAGCATTATGATCAGGTCATTACACGTACACAGTTAGCTCAGATCGCTGGAATCAGTCCATGGCATTATTCCCGCAAATTTAGTGAGCGATATGGTAAGCCACCTCTGGATTATCTGGCCCACTACCGGATCTACCGTGCGCAGGAAGAACTGTTATTAACCGCTGCAACCTCTCAGGATATTGCCAAAAAGACTGGATTTGAAGATGCTCATTATTTTAGCCGACGCTTCAAACAGTTGACTGGCGTATCACCTAAGATATATAGGCAGACGATGACGCAGCGCAAGATCGTATCACTTTCTCCAATCTGTGCAGAAATTATGATTCATCTGGGTGTCATCCCCCATGCCGTAGTGGTCACCCCAATCCTGCTGTCCCCACATCACCATGAACAATTTATAGCGCATGGAGTGCAGATGCTGGAGGTTACACAGTATGAGGTGGAGATAGAATTTGTTCGACAAGTTCAACCGGAAATGTTGATTGGAAACGTATTGACGGAAGAGGTCAAAAGGGAGCTGCGCACAATTGCACCGATTCTAACCGGACTTCATCAAGATGTAGAACCAATGCTCGATCAATTGGCAGCCTGGTTTCTCAAAGAAGAAGAGGCTTATAGACTGCATCAGCAGATGAAACATGAAGTCAGCTTAGCTAAGCGACAGTTGCAACCCATCATCCAATCCGCGTCCACTGTCATGCTGCTGAGGGTGGAAGCGTTTGGTTATCGATATCTGGGTGGGCATTCACACGGGGTATCACACTTGTTATATGAACAGCTTGGATTAACACTGCCGCAAGCACTGGATTCAGGTACAGCATGGTTTAACCCTTGTTCGCTGGACCTGCTCACACAAGCCAATCCCGATTATCTGTTTGTGGAGAAGCGGATCATGCAGCACTTCAGTGCTGAAGAGAATATGAGGAAACTATGGGAGAGTCCACAATGGAACGAGCTGAAGGCTGTAAAAAATAATCGGGTATTTTACGTAGATACTCACCTGTGGGTAGACGGTCACGGAATTACGGGGCACACTCTGATTCTAAATCAGATCATTCGCCATCTTACGGAACCTTTTCATAATAGAGCACAATAA
- a CDS encoding ABC transporter substrate-binding protein, whose translation MSRRFKGFGIMLLVISMMLAACSGGTKEENTTAGTAGVSTEGAASTAEQTATESGTKVVKDQFGEVTIPTHPQNLVVFDSIYAEYLIEMGVTPQIVLLTPEVEAEYRPDYLKEHGVQIIEVEQYQYNYEQLLALSPDMILTAGEGMEQGVYDELSKIAPTVALDANSEMKRAMPKLAAIFDKTEEFAKVLAEFDQKASQAKEKIAAALGDKTVLVLRVEHNRYRFMGPKGGSSSVFFYDILGLNSPEAIKDSTDWFSQFSLEFLPEMNPDYIFLEDRTLVGYDTKKSMEDLKASQVWSNLEAVKNDHVFPLKTSQFVSGVGPIGSVKLMDYVVEKLVP comes from the coding sequence ATGTCACGAAGATTTAAAGGGTTTGGTATCATGCTGTTGGTGATCAGTATGATGTTGGCGGCATGTTCCGGTGGAACCAAGGAAGAGAATACTACAGCTGGAACAGCAGGGGTTTCAACTGAAGGAGCAGCGAGTACTGCAGAACAAACAGCGACTGAAAGTGGGACTAAGGTGGTGAAGGATCAGTTTGGAGAAGTAACGATTCCAACTCATCCTCAAAATCTGGTTGTTTTTGATTCGATCTATGCCGAGTATCTGATTGAAATGGGTGTTACACCCCAAATCGTTTTGTTAACTCCGGAGGTTGAAGCGGAATACCGTCCTGATTATTTGAAAGAACATGGAGTCCAGATCATTGAAGTCGAGCAATATCAATATAATTATGAGCAGTTGCTTGCGTTGTCACCGGATATGATCCTTACAGCTGGCGAAGGTATGGAGCAAGGCGTATATGACGAGTTGTCCAAAATCGCTCCAACGGTGGCACTGGATGCCAACAGTGAAATGAAACGTGCTATGCCAAAGCTGGCTGCCATATTTGACAAGACCGAAGAATTTGCCAAAGTACTGGCTGAATTCGACCAGAAAGCTTCACAAGCGAAAGAAAAAATTGCGGCAGCCCTGGGAGACAAGACCGTATTGGTTCTCCGGGTGGAGCACAATCGTTACCGTTTCATGGGTCCCAAAGGAGGAAGCAGCAGTGTTTTCTTCTATGATATCCTGGGTCTGAATAGTCCTGAAGCGATCAAAGACTCTACAGATTGGTTTAGCCAGTTCTCACTGGAATTTTTGCCTGAGATGAATCCGGATTATATTTTCCTGGAAGACAGAACCCTTGTAGGTTATGACACGAAGAAATCTATGGAAGATCTGAAAGCAAGCCAAGTGTGGTCAAATCTGGAGGCTGTTAAGAATGATCATGTCTTCCCGTTGAAGACAAGCCAATTCGTATCGGGTGTGGGTCCGATTGGCTCTGTAAAATTGATGGACTATGTTGTTGAAAAGTTGGTGCCATAA
- a CDS encoding NAD(P)/FAD-dependent oxidoreductase, with the protein MTTETQLDIYDITIIGGGPAGMYASFYSGMRAMRTKIIEAKQELGGFMRTYPEKLIWDVGGIDPIRCEKLIESLERQARTFDPTIVFGQEIAELERREDGVFVLISKTGERHYTRTILLCAGRGMTQVQKLDIEGANRYELTNLHYTITDLSRFAGKRVLISGGGDSAVDWANEMGKIASEVTVAHRRHEFTGHESPVAQMKAQANVMTPYTISRLYGTGDKIDRVELVHVETGEITHVEVDEVVVSHGYDRDFGNLVQWGLAREDYGVSVDQRMRTNISGIFGAGDFITYGSKVRLIAGAFNDAVLAVNSAKTYLEPTASDMAGVSSHNARFYEKNKALL; encoded by the coding sequence ATGACAACGGAGACACAATTAGACATCTACGATATTACGATCATTGGTGGTGGGCCTGCTGGCATGTATGCCTCATTTTATAGTGGTATGAGAGCCATGCGTACCAAGATCATCGAAGCCAAGCAGGAACTGGGTGGATTCATGCGTACGTACCCGGAGAAGCTGATCTGGGATGTGGGCGGGATTGATCCGATTCGCTGTGAGAAGCTGATTGAATCGCTGGAGAGACAGGCGAGAACGTTCGATCCAACGATTGTGTTTGGGCAGGAAATTGCCGAGCTTGAACGACGTGAGGATGGTGTATTTGTACTCATTTCCAAAACAGGCGAGCGTCATTACACACGTACTATCCTGTTATGCGCGGGCAGAGGTATGACTCAGGTGCAAAAGCTGGATATCGAAGGCGCCAATCGATATGAACTGACGAATTTACACTATACGATAACCGACCTATCCCGTTTTGCCGGGAAGCGTGTTCTGATCTCGGGTGGTGGTGATTCCGCAGTCGACTGGGCGAATGAAATGGGCAAGATAGCAAGTGAAGTCACGGTAGCACACAGACGTCATGAATTTACCGGACACGAGTCGCCAGTTGCTCAGATGAAAGCTCAAGCCAACGTCATGACGCCATATACTATTTCTCGCTTATACGGTACAGGTGACAAAATCGATCGTGTCGAGCTGGTCCATGTAGAAACCGGTGAGATCACACATGTAGAGGTGGATGAGGTCGTCGTAAGCCACGGGTATGATCGTGATTTTGGTAACCTCGTGCAATGGGGACTGGCGCGGGAAGACTACGGCGTATCCGTTGATCAGCGCATGCGTACCAACATTTCAGGCATCTTCGGAGCGGGTGATTTCATCACTTATGGAAGCAAAGTTCGACTGATTGCAGGTGCTTTTAACGATGCGGTGCTCGCAGTCAACAGTGCCAAGACGTATCTGGAACCTACTGCTTCCGATATGGCGGGTGTTTCTTCTCACAATGCCCGGTTTTATGAGAAAAACAAAGCACTATTGTAA
- a CDS encoding collagen-like protein, with the protein MVKVRPKVVVNAPQGSPGIPGPLGPIGPKGATGAQGIPGPIGLQGVPGIPGPVGPAGAVGPAGPAGAVGPVGPAGAVGPVGPAGAVGPAGPAGAIGPAGPAGPAGAGISDFLSVFRADPGTGTDTVPGNAPITLTGVLANVGGAFTFVPPSSTITINETGSYLISFSIHNQGDAAFNLTVNGTPITPVPFTGNGGGPISAEVIVTVTTVPTTIQLVNANATPAQLHNNLNTTVTILKLTP; encoded by the coding sequence GTGGTAAAGGTTAGACCTAAGGTTGTTGTTAATGCACCGCAAGGTTCTCCAGGGATTCCTGGCCCACTAGGACCGATAGGTCCCAAGGGGGCGACAGGAGCTCAAGGGATACCGGGGCCGATCGGACTGCAAGGAGTTCCTGGTATACCAGGACCAGTCGGCCCTGCCGGAGCAGTAGGTCCTGCTGGCCCTGCCGGAGCAGTAGGTCCTGTTGGCCCTGCCGGAGCAGTAGGTCCTGTTGGCCCTGCCGGAGCAGTAGGTCCTGCTGGCCCTGCTGGAGCAATAGGTCCTGCTGGCCCTGCCGGTCCAGCTGGGGCTGGAATATCTGATTTTCTAAGTGTTTTCCGGGCAGATCCCGGCACAGGTACTGACACAGTTCCAGGAAACGCTCCAATAACTTTAACCGGTGTTTTGGCTAATGTTGGAGGTGCATTTACTTTTGTGCCGCCGTCCTCCACGATAACAATCAATGAAACAGGAAGTTACTTGATCTCTTTTAGCATTCATAATCAGGGCGATGCGGCTTTCAACCTCACGGTAAATGGAACGCCCATAACACCTGTGCCTTTCACAGGTAATGGAGGAGGACCTATATCTGCTGAGGTTATTGTTACGGTTACAACGGTTCCGACGACGATCCAGCTGGTAAATGCGAATGCAACTCCTGCACAGTTGCATAACAATCTAAATACCACTGTGACCATTCTAAAACTGACGCCTTAA
- a CDS encoding SDR family NAD(P)-dependent oxidoreductase, with protein MGRLTGKVAIITGAASGMGLAGIQLFAREGAKVVATDVAIETLEEQVKQIVADGGEAIALKLDVSSPESWNAIVEETVSKYGKIDILVNNAGIHMAKGILEAELEDWDKVMSINGTGVWLGMKAVIPYMQKNGQGSIVNTSSIAAIIGGIADAQGAAYSASKGSVRSLTKHGAQWFAKDNIRVNSVHPGAVFTGMVEKAGIKSQVEMGENYKNLAPLPPHAGESMDIAYAYLFLASDESKFITGVELPVDGGWISN; from the coding sequence ATGGGCAGATTAACTGGAAAAGTTGCAATTATAACTGGAGCCGCAAGTGGCATGGGACTGGCAGGTATTCAATTATTTGCAAGAGAAGGAGCAAAGGTAGTGGCTACCGATGTGGCAATCGAAACTTTGGAGGAACAGGTTAAACAGATTGTAGCTGATGGCGGGGAAGCCATTGCGTTGAAGCTGGATGTGTCCAGTCCAGAGTCATGGAACGCTATTGTGGAAGAAACCGTATCGAAATACGGCAAAATAGATATTCTGGTCAACAATGCCGGAATTCATATGGCCAAAGGCATTTTGGAAGCTGAGCTAGAGGATTGGGACAAGGTTATGTCCATTAATGGTACAGGTGTATGGCTCGGCATGAAGGCAGTCATTCCTTATATGCAGAAGAATGGGCAAGGTTCCATCGTTAATACCTCTTCCATTGCAGCAATCATTGGTGGAATAGCGGATGCCCAGGGCGCGGCTTATAGTGCTTCCAAGGGATCTGTACGTTCATTGACCAAACACGGGGCACAGTGGTTTGCCAAAGACAATATTCGTGTGAACTCCGTACATCCGGGTGCTGTGTTTACGGGTATGGTGGAGAAAGCAGGCATCAAATCCCAGGTGGAGATGGGGGAGAATTACAAAAATCTTGCTCCACTGCCTCCACATGCTGGTGAATCTATGGATATTGCTTACGCCTACCTGTTTTTGGCATCTGATGAATCCAAATTCATTACAGGTGTTGAGTTGCCTGTAGATGGTGGCTGGATCAGCAACTAA
- a CDS encoding TetR/AcrR family transcriptional regulator: protein MLKSPAVSDTDRRVHKSKLALKTALLEWMSRKPLASITIIDIVKSADLNRSTFYKHYVYKEDLFDELLNDVIDDLKLAYRAPYQHFRDFDIKDLNASAIQIFDHVLAHASFYTLLVNSNVLMDFRDTFYITLKNLYLEDVTDLSPDPRLDKELLACYQANAVLGLVTGWVQSNFKYSASYMAEQLLEFTRMNRSQEIYRSNLHSATSPSR, encoded by the coding sequence ATGCTTAAGTCTCCAGCCGTATCTGACACCGATCGAAGAGTACACAAATCAAAACTGGCACTGAAGACAGCCCTTCTGGAATGGATGTCCCGTAAACCATTAGCCAGCATAACCATCATCGATATTGTCAAATCCGCCGATTTGAACCGCAGCACATTTTACAAGCATTATGTATACAAAGAAGACCTGTTTGATGAATTGTTAAATGACGTGATTGACGATCTAAAATTAGCCTATCGAGCACCCTATCAGCATTTCCGAGATTTCGATATTAAGGACCTTAACGCCTCAGCAATTCAAATTTTCGACCATGTACTGGCTCATGCCTCCTTCTATACATTGCTGGTTAATTCTAACGTGCTAATGGATTTCAGAGATACATTCTATATAACACTTAAGAACTTGTATCTGGAAGATGTGACCGATCTGTCGCCTGATCCACGGTTGGATAAGGAACTTCTCGCCTGTTATCAGGCTAATGCCGTGCTTGGTTTAGTTACGGGTTGGGTGCAAAGCAACTTCAAATACAGCGCCTCCTATATGGCTGAACAACTGTTGGAATTCACACGCATGAACCGATCCCAAGAGATTTATCGGTCTAATCTCCATTCTGCAACGAGTCCATCAAGATAA
- a CDS encoding CueP family metal-binding protein, whose protein sequence is MKKQMWIIASVVVVIVIGTYLFASNTGKEEAGTANAPNIRKLVEDISTGKETPESASINAKQLIVTDQDKKTTTYDLPENEFFLSIAPYVDQTHPCAIHSLTGCQGEMSNKEFSVTIHDSQGNTFMKDEVMKSGANGFMDFWVPRDRTYLIRIVRDGKVAETQLSTYENDNTCITTMQLS, encoded by the coding sequence ATGAAAAAACAAATGTGGATCATTGCAAGTGTTGTAGTTGTGATTGTGATCGGAACATACCTGTTTGCAAGCAATACTGGTAAGGAAGAGGCGGGTACAGCCAATGCGCCCAACATCCGAAAATTGGTGGAAGATATCAGCACAGGAAAAGAGACACCCGAATCTGCCTCCATTAATGCCAAACAGTTAATCGTAACCGATCAAGATAAAAAGACCACTACATACGATTTGCCTGAAAATGAATTTTTCCTTTCCATTGCACCCTATGTGGACCAGACCCATCCCTGTGCAATTCATAGTTTGACCGGTTGTCAGGGGGAAATGAGCAATAAGGAATTCAGCGTTACCATTCACGATTCTCAAGGCAACACTTTTATGAAAGATGAAGTGATGAAGTCTGGTGCAAACGGATTTATGGATTTTTGGGTGCCTAGAGACAGAACCTATCTGATTCGTATTGTTCGAGATGGAAAGGTTGCAGAAACGCAATTGTCTACATATGAAAATGATAATACATGCATCACTACGATGCAGTTGAGTTAA
- a CDS encoding ABC transporter substrate-binding protein, whose translation MKKGLNGLLIMLAFVLVLAGCGKTTTTTDTSQGSGSGSAPAEETAGPVTVKHKRGELKLDKPAERVVTLEWTYTEDVVALGVQPVGNADNANYKVWVTSEAALDDSVTDIGTRSEPNLEAIAALKPDLIIANADNNTAVYDQLNAIAPTIEYDPYDGDGYDYDKMTEIFNNIATALGKEDKAKQVLSDLDQHYVEAKEKLAAAGKENFNFALTQAFTYQNAVSLRMFTDNSVVIGTLDKIGLVNDWQPDKVENYGFSTVGIESLTDVKDSNFIYITQPDDDVFGTAMKDNSVWNGLNFVKEKRTYQLDSTTWTFGGPISSKVLVDGVVEAITK comes from the coding sequence ATGAAAAAAGGGTTGAATGGACTGTTGATTATGCTGGCCTTTGTGCTGGTTTTGGCGGGCTGTGGTAAAACCACGACTACAACAGATACAAGTCAAGGTAGTGGCTCGGGTAGTGCTCCGGCTGAAGAGACAGCAGGTCCTGTTACCGTGAAGCATAAACGTGGAGAGCTTAAGCTGGACAAGCCAGCAGAACGTGTCGTTACGCTTGAATGGACATATACGGAAGATGTTGTTGCCTTGGGTGTTCAACCAGTAGGTAACGCAGATAACGCTAACTATAAAGTGTGGGTAACATCCGAAGCAGCACTGGATGACAGTGTAACGGATATCGGAACACGCAGTGAACCGAATCTGGAAGCTATTGCTGCATTGAAGCCAGATCTCATCATTGCTAATGCAGATAATAACACGGCGGTTTACGATCAGCTTAACGCGATTGCTCCAACGATTGAATATGATCCGTATGATGGTGACGGCTATGATTATGACAAGATGACAGAGATCTTTAATAACATTGCAACAGCTCTGGGTAAAGAAGACAAAGCAAAACAAGTTCTTAGTGATCTCGATCAACACTATGTAGAAGCCAAAGAAAAACTGGCTGCTGCAGGGAAAGAAAACTTCAACTTTGCACTGACACAAGCGTTCACATATCAAAATGCAGTCAGCCTGCGTATGTTTACCGATAACTCGGTTGTGATTGGTACCTTGGACAAAATCGGACTGGTTAACGATTGGCAGCCGGACAAAGTTGAGAACTATGGCTTCTCTACAGTAGGCATTGAATCCTTAACCGATGTGAAGGACAGTAACTTTATTTATATTACACAACCAGACGATGACGTCTTTGGCACAGCCATGAAAGATAACTCGGTATGGAACGGACTGAACTTTGTGAAGGAAAAACGCACATATCAACTCGATAGCACAACATGGACATTTGGCGGACCGATCTCCTCCAAAGTATTGGTTGATGGGGTAGTCGAGGCGATTACCAAATGA
- a CDS encoding iron ABC transporter permease — MSSVQGSKPAMNWRAISIYGGGLTALIVLFFVSLCYGEASIPLHVVWDAFTGRQDSLEHNMVWDLRMPRTVIGILAGGALAVAGALLQTITRNPLAASDTLGINAGAYFVVVLGAIAFPGLLSQSPFLFAALGGLLAAFAAYFMGGGRTSSPVRLALSGMIVSMVLGSFTSALHIFFSMETQGLFLWGSGTLVQNDWSGVFYALPWVVGITLLALVLSRQWDMLELDESTASSLGQKVTLARAGGLILAVLLAAVIVSVIGPIGFVGLVAPHLVRLSGVRSNRLLLPGVFIWGAALLVGADVLAKMVHNSSMELPTGAVMAIIGAPWLIWLVLTRMKAANGSGMSTSMSTGGAARRFAFGPMAVLFSVITVVLILLSTMFGGMRIPLADWLPSLFQSDGLFSALIQLRIPRTLVAAGAGAALAISGVLIQMAVRNPLADASIVGVSSGAGLGAMMVIILWPGLPIYLLPIAAIIGAAIAAVVVFSLAWKKGLNPSAVVLLGIAMSAIAGAGIQILIVRGAVYGSSGYIWLTGSTYARTWEQVKVIGLFLVILVPVAWWLARRFELLVFDDNSASGLGLGVRRTRLLAMTVGVLLAAGAVACVGTVGFIGLIAPHMVRLLTGNKLRRSMFLSALAGAVMLVLADTIGRTVMAPTEIPSGILIAIIGTPYFLYLMYRSNWRKSV; from the coding sequence ATGAGTTCGGTTCAAGGATCTAAGCCAGCTATGAATTGGCGCGCAATAAGCATATATGGGGGCGGTCTAACCGCTCTCATCGTGCTTTTTTTTGTAAGTCTGTGTTATGGAGAAGCGTCCATTCCTTTGCATGTCGTCTGGGACGCTTTTACAGGCAGACAGGATTCATTAGAGCACAATATGGTCTGGGACTTGCGCATGCCGCGTACAGTGATTGGTATTCTTGCGGGTGGCGCACTGGCTGTTGCGGGCGCTTTGCTGCAAACGATTACTCGTAATCCACTCGCTGCTTCAGATACGCTGGGCATTAATGCAGGAGCATACTTTGTGGTGGTGCTGGGAGCTATCGCTTTTCCAGGTCTGTTAAGTCAGTCGCCTTTTCTTTTCGCAGCACTAGGTGGTTTGTTGGCAGCATTTGCGGCTTATTTCATGGGCGGCGGACGAACATCAAGCCCGGTTCGACTTGCGTTGTCCGGTATGATTGTATCGATGGTGCTTGGTTCATTTACAAGTGCATTACATATTTTTTTCTCCATGGAGACACAAGGGTTATTCCTTTGGGGCTCCGGAACACTTGTCCAGAATGACTGGAGTGGTGTGTTTTATGCTTTGCCTTGGGTGGTTGGTATTACCCTTCTTGCGTTAGTCCTGTCCAGACAGTGGGATATGCTGGAGTTGGATGAATCAACGGCTTCTTCCTTGGGACAAAAGGTTACATTGGCTCGTGCAGGAGGGTTAATTCTCGCTGTATTGCTGGCCGCCGTGATTGTCAGTGTAATCGGACCGATTGGCTTCGTGGGACTGGTTGCACCTCATCTGGTTCGATTGAGTGGTGTACGTTCTAATCGATTACTTTTACCCGGTGTGTTCATATGGGGCGCAGCGCTCTTGGTTGGAGCAGATGTCCTCGCCAAGATGGTGCATAACTCCAGCATGGAACTGCCAACGGGTGCCGTTATGGCGATCATTGGTGCACCGTGGCTCATCTGGCTTGTTCTTACACGCATGAAGGCTGCGAACGGATCAGGCATGTCTACTTCAATGAGCACAGGAGGAGCTGCGCGTCGCTTTGCATTTGGCCCGATGGCTGTATTATTCTCAGTCATAACGGTCGTGCTTATCTTGCTCAGTACAATGTTTGGCGGTATGCGAATTCCGCTGGCCGATTGGTTACCAAGTCTGTTCCAATCGGATGGACTGTTCTCCGCGCTGATTCAGCTTCGGATTCCGCGTACACTTGTTGCCGCAGGTGCAGGAGCTGCACTGGCAATTAGCGGTGTGCTCATTCAGATGGCGGTACGTAACCCGCTGGCAGATGCTTCAATTGTTGGTGTGTCCTCAGGTGCAGGGCTTGGAGCGATGATGGTCATCATCTTATGGCCGGGTCTTCCGATATACTTGCTGCCAATTGCGGCAATCATCGGTGCAGCCATTGCTGCAGTGGTTGTGTTCTCACTCGCCTGGAAGAAAGGACTGAACCCTTCGGCGGTTGTATTGCTGGGGATTGCGATGTCTGCGATTGCTGGAGCAGGTATTCAGATTCTGATTGTCCGTGGTGCGGTATACGGTAGCAGCGGATATATCTGGCTGACAGGAAGCACGTATGCTCGTACTTGGGAACAGGTGAAGGTTATCGGATTATTTTTAGTTATTCTGGTACCGGTGGCTTGGTGGCTGGCACGCAGATTCGAACTGCTGGTATTTGACGACAATAGTGCATCCGGGCTTGGTCTCGGAGTACGTCGTACACGATTATTAGCCATGACAGTTGGTGTATTACTTGCAGCAGGTGCTGTTGCTTGTGTAGGAACCGTTGGTTTTATCGGTTTGATTGCACCACACATGGTACGGCTACTGACGGGGAATAAGTTAAGACGATCCATGTTCCTATCCGCATTAGCGGGTGCAGTCATGCTGGTGCTCGCCGATACAATCGGCAGAACCGTCATGGCACCGACAGAGATTCCATCAGGCATACTCATTGCGATCATCGGAACACCGTACTTCCTGTATCTCATGTATCGTTCCAACTGGCGCAAGTCTGTGTAA
- a CDS encoding aminotransferase class I/II-fold pyridoxal phosphate-dependent enzyme — protein sequence MNFAKRMDHFNEGIFTRLLEIKRRRLENGLPVIDLSVGTPNIPPAQHIITALCEAAADPANYIYAVNDQSELLQATSDWYKQRYQVELDPATQICSLLGSQEGLAHISLSIVDEGDLVLVPDPCYPVFADGPLLAGAELYYMPQKEENGYVIQLQDIPEDIAHRAKFMLVSYPNNPTTAMAPDQFYLDLIAFAKKYDIIVLHDNAYSELVFDGKSCGSFLAFPGAMDVGVEFNSLSKTYGLAGARIGFCVGNTTMVSMLKKLKSNMDYGMFLPIQKAAIAAITGDQSEVERVRANYEQRRDILCEGFSNLGWPIAKPEATMFVWSRIPAHYDSSEQFAMDLVTHAGVIATPGSAFGPSGEGYVRFALVQDNEILQQAVQSVDDSGILKSS from the coding sequence ATGAACTTTGCTAAACGAATGGATCATTTCAACGAAGGAATTTTCACCCGGTTGCTGGAGATTAAGCGCCGCAGACTGGAGAACGGACTGCCGGTTATTGATCTCAGTGTGGGTACGCCGAATATCCCACCTGCTCAGCATATTATAACTGCACTATGTGAGGCCGCAGCTGATCCGGCTAATTATATATATGCAGTGAATGATCAGAGTGAGTTGCTGCAAGCTACAAGCGATTGGTACAAGCAGCGCTATCAGGTCGAGTTAGACCCGGCAACACAGATCTGTTCCTTGCTCGGTTCACAGGAAGGGCTGGCACATATATCCCTCTCCATTGTCGATGAAGGTGATCTGGTGCTGGTCCCTGACCCCTGCTATCCCGTCTTTGCAGATGGGCCGTTACTGGCAGGTGCAGAACTGTATTATATGCCGCAAAAAGAAGAAAACGGGTATGTTATTCAACTTCAGGATATACCGGAAGATATCGCTCATCGAGCAAAATTCATGCTGGTCTCCTATCCCAACAATCCAACAACTGCGATGGCACCGGATCAGTTCTATCTTGACCTGATTGCCTTTGCCAAGAAGTATGATATTATCGTGCTCCACGATAATGCGTACAGTGAACTCGTATTTGACGGAAAGTCATGTGGAAGCTTCCTCGCATTCCCTGGTGCCATGGACGTCGGTGTGGAATTCAATTCCCTGTCAAAAACGTACGGACTGGCAGGAGCTCGAATCGGCTTCTGTGTGGGCAATACAACCATGGTCTCCATGCTGAAAAAGCTAAAATCCAATATGGATTACGGGATGTTCCTACCGATCCAAAAAGCAGCAATTGCCGCCATTACCGGTGATCAATCCGAGGTTGAACGGGTCAGAGCTAATTATGAACAGCGTAGAGACATCCTCTGTGAGGGCTTCAGCAATCTCGGTTGGCCGATTGCCAAACCTGAAGCAACGATGTTCGTCTGGAGCCGGATTCCGGCGCACTACGACAGCTCGGAGCAATTTGCCATGGATCTGGTTACACATGCAGGGGTCATCGCAACCCCAGGCAGTGCCTTCGGTCCTTCAGGTGAAGGGTATGTGCGCTTCGCCCTCGTTCAGGATAATGAAATATTGCAACAAGCGGTACAATCCGTCGATGACAGCGGGATTCTGAAATCCAGCTAA